In one window of Bombus fervidus isolate BK054 chromosome 4, iyBomFerv1, whole genome shotgun sequence DNA:
- the Ragc-d gene encoding ras-related GTP binding C/D, with amino-acid sequence MDDDDQYQAGYDVGSFPKDFGYAPFDGETEGSMDPLAGEQKPRILLMGLRRSGKSSIQKVVFHKMSPNETLFLESTNKIIKDDISNSSFVQFQIWDFPGQIDFFDPTFDSDMIFGGCGALVFVIDAQDDYMEALNKLHLTVTKAYKVNQAIKFEVFIHKVDGLSDDCKMETQRDIHTRANDDLADSGCDQIHLSFHLTSIYDHSIFEAFSKVVQKLIPQLPTLENLLNILISNSAIEKAFLFDVVSKIYIATDSSPVDMQSYELCCDMIDVVIDVSCIYGLREDLEAAAFDNQSSSLIKLNNGTILYLREVNKFLALVCILREDNFDRQGVIDYNFLCFRKAIQQVFELRNKALTNTNVNNHSTPPINLNETTNAPTVSQSGTMGQNGTVVMAQSFGQSRIFL; translated from the exons ATG GATGATGATGATCAGTATCAAGCTGGTTATGATGTAGGATCTTTTCCTAAAGATTTTGGATATGCTCCATTTGATGGGGAAACAGAAGGATCTATGGATCCTTTAGCAGGAGAACAAAAACctagaatattattaatggGTCTCCGCAG gaGTGGAAAGTCATCAATACAAAAAGTAGTTTTTCATAAAATGTCACCAAATGAAACATTGTTTTTGGAAAgcacaaataaaattattaaagatgATATAAGCAACTCTAGTTTtgttcaatttcaaatttggGACTTTCCAGGACAGATTGACTTCTTTGATCCTACTTTTGATAGCGATATGATATTTGGTGGTTGTGGAGCACTAGTTTTTGTTATCGATGCTCAAGATGATTATATGGAAGCACTTAATAAACTTCATTTGACAGTTACAAAAGCATACAAAGTTAATCAAGCGATAAAATTTGAAGTGTTTATACATAAAGTTGATGGTTTATCTGATGATTGTAAAATGGAAACACAAAGAGATATACACACTAGAGCAAATGATGATCTTGCAGATTCTG GATGTGACCAAATACATCTGAGTTTCCATTTAACATCCATATATGATCATAGTATATTTGAAGCATTTAGTAAAGTTGTACAAAAATTGATACCACAATTACCAACTTTAGAAAATTTACTTAATATACTCATATCA AATTCTGCAATTGAAAAAGCATttttatttgatgtagtatctaaaatttatatcgCAACTGATAGTTCTCCTGTAGACATGCAAAGTTATGAACTTTGTTGTGATATGATTGATGTTGTTATTGATGTCTCTTGCATATATGG tttaagGGAGGATTTAGAGGCTGCAGCATTTGATAATCAAAGTTCTAGCTTAATCAAGTTAAATAATGGAACAATTTTATACTTACGTGAAGTCAATAAATTCTTGGCTTTAGTCTGTATTTTGCGTGAAGACAATTTTGACAGACAAG GTGTAATTGATTATAACTTTCTTTGCTTTCGTAAAGCTATACAACAGGTCTTTGAATTACGTAATAAAGCTTTAACTAATACAAATGTTAACAATCATTCAACACCACCTATTAATTTGAATGAAACTACAAATGCACCTACAGTATCGCAAAGTGGAACAATGGGACAAAATGGTACTGTTGTAATGGCACAAAGCTTTGGGCAGagcagaatttttctttaa
- the LOC139986733 gene encoding uncharacterized protein, translated as MAEISNSTVFTNDASSTGASDLLQQAFQQVVDDDDHDNEFVAFLQNDDNDSQTIHLTPEQAVALGLTFEVNSNEEVIYQQEQDNTTSNIPENVSIKDNINVQDQNSLSSQESITIDQLNYQPEEVQKSNDTELIKTECINFQEWHMQKVSHTEQLQDQIVENNISLEEISLNSQNHEAQQIIEHQNNIIQQNSGTQTIVLEQPKVHGIKADVTHVKNIHENNLQYTIEENIAQNQLNTIPNTQAQILQKLPVILPSSQFIIKPAQTILKPAKNIRLLQSSNKLSNTTVNSINAVHSLNTNSNANSVLLSKATILNNLSPQIIKATPITAQLLNTSSISAQLLNTQLLTSACEIQNQSVGTSHISNTTVNTTSGATQNIVTSQIRLSPIVKTSQSLQRGNVQQLLTPVLKSASTVLPKTNHILNNTNVTTAIPAQFLKSVQIPPQLLKTRASIGKKTTGTIGTSKTTPNPDTPVLLRTASIVKAQDLKTVTTNSASILKSTQISSTPISILKPQAKIAFNNTTKQNVTIATQNVASISNNSQNNSQKTPITQQSSTFESTKSVQSEVTKQKLNLVVNGTNLKVNKKAKGTIKSTTIVNESTDTSKPLGSSENPIQIVQQGQTFHSIQRLTPTQLKQIAHVLQQRNQETTTSNERVVYRVVFPEELDLQIRNPGNILKNRGGKRGRPKKSAIRPSLLPSKPPPIPDEEQEELKDERKKVVARTRSGRLSRPPRHMVRDYKHLHHSDFLQPDLDDSDGGYSDYNTNNDKLEEEESPKELLTGLEVPKRKISDHFRCPTCNKIYLGRTRMARHFEMHPDHGSPEQLPPPTPEPELKQNGGQDPLKRKGKKRGPWAYVTPEAKSERRQIKLREAISVCEDLEIIKIAAKPVLNAQSLFDLLVLKSENNVRNFLDELKQLMDKIREKTKTMLTIINNDEETNKDLIDISEESLCDALGLNPGLYKINNEALKKVDTSICTTYENEEPPLKRQKTDNSEDGKENMEERMSSGFSESSDLSVSDFLSERRGDSVTNPTCPEVLSALTLMRRNPSPVNNAESNKSSNVSKLLISNPEIQNQISDNPGFQKVDITSPKISSYQKTDSHKENFTKLGNGLGSSNFCNIEDNYDQSKIEHMEQAFIKLEPTEQGFVKLENGSMETYVKQDAQNFEKIQNGLNSMENGSQNFIKGFQKLVSKIIPMTVPDTNCVKTQSAPLDTNSCKIMPTTSSCKISDNLPILQDTVPIISNNCDTSIFESSENLDISKIAQYDHIAHLDILNTSGVIDKNLLIDEKLVEQLHLVDQSNLVDELVSERLKNIMPDNILENNLISNNSNLDTDLDFEALSEEFNRNTTS; from the exons ATGGCAGAAATTTCGAATTCCACTGTGTTTACAAACGATGCATCTTCTACTGGTGCTTCCGATCTTCTTCAGCAGGCGTTCCAGCAAGTTGTTGATGATGACGATCATGATAATGAGTTTGTCGCGTTTTTACAAAACGACGACAATGATTCTCAAACTATACACTTGACTCCAGAACAAGCGGTAGCCTTAGGATTAACCTTCGAGGTAAACTCGAATGAAGAGGTTATATATCAACAGGAACAAGATAACACTACTTCAAACATACCAGAGAATGTTTCTATAAAAGATAACATTAATGTACAGGACCAAAATTCATTATCTTCTCAGGAATCTATAACAATTGATCAGTTAAATTATCAACCTGAGGAAGTACAAAAGTCCAATGATaccgaattaattaaaacagagTGCATTAATTTCCAAGAATGGCATATGCAAAAAGTTTCCCACACGGAACAACTTCAAGATCAAATAGTCGAAAACAATATATCATTAGAAGAAATAAGTTTAAATAGTCAAAATCATGAAGCTCAACAGATAATTGAACATCAAAATAACATAATTCAACAAAATTCGGGTACACAGACGATAGTTCTAGAGCAGCCTAAAGTACATGGAATAAAAGCAGATGTTAcacatgtaaaaaatattcatgaaaaCAATTTGCAATATACtattgaagaaaatatagCACAAAATCAACTTAATACAATACCCAATACCCAAGCTCAAATCTTACAGAAATTACCAGTGATTTTACCATCTTCACAATTTATCATAAAACCTGCACAAACTATATTGAAACCAGCTAAGAACATTAGATTACTTCAGAGTTCAAACAAATTAAGTAACACAACTGTTAATTCCATTAATGCAGTACATTCACTTAATACTAATTCAAACGCTAATTCTGTATTACTTTCAAAGGCTacaatattaaacaatttgtCACCACAGATAATAAAAGCTACACCTATAACAGCTCAATTGTTAAATACTAGTAGTATATCTGCACAATTATTAAACACTCAGCTGTTAACTAGTGCTTGTGAAATACAGAACCAATCTGTTGGTACATCACATATTTCAAATACCACTGTAAATACCACATCTGGAGCAACACAAAATATTGTTACTTCACAAATACGTTTGTCTCCAATTGTAAAAACATCACAATCTTTACAAAGGGGAAATGTTCAACAACTTTTAACTCCAGTGCTAAAAAGTGCATCGACTGTGCTTCCAAAAACTAATCATATTCTTAATAATACCAATGTGACTACAGCTATTCCAgcacaatttttaaaatcagTTCAAATCCCCCCTCAGTTACTTAAAACAAGAGCCTCAATTGGTAAGAAAACTACAGGAACAATTGGAACATCAAAAACTACACCTAATCCTGATACACCAGTTTTGCTTCGGACAGCATCAATTGTTAAAGCTCAAGATTTGAAAACAGTAACAACAAATTCTGCatctattttaaaatcaacCCAAATTTCTTCAACAccaatatcaattttaaaacCTCAAGCGAAAATTGCATTTAACAACACAACTAAGCAAAATGTTACTATTGCAACTCAAAATGTTGCCAGTATTTCAAACAATTCACAAAATAATTCACAAAAGACACCTATAACACAACAAAGTAGTACATTTGAATCTACTAAGTCAGTTCAAAGTGAAGTTACCAAACAAAAACTAAATCTTGTAGTAAATGGCACAAATCttaaagttaataaaaaagcTAAAGGTACTATTAAATCTACAACGATAGTAAATGAATCTACAGATACATCTAAACCATTAGGTTCTAGTGAAAACCCCATACAAATAGTTCAGCAAGGTCAAACGTTTCATAG tatacaacgcttaACACCAAcacaattaaaacaaattgcGCATGTTCTGCAACAACGTAATCAAGAAACAACTACATCAAATGAAAGAGTAGTATATAG AGTTGTATTTCCTGAAGAACTGGATTTACAAATTAGAAATCcaggaaatatattaaaaaatcgtgGTGGAAAAAGAGGTAGACCAAAAAAAAGTGCTATTAGACCTTCCTTACTTCCATCTAAACCACCACCAATTCCTGATGAAGAACAAGAAGAATTGAAG gatgaaagaaagaaagttgtAGCTAGAACACGATCTGGTAGACTTTCTCGACCTCCTAGACATATGGTACGGGATTATAAACATTTGCATCATTCAGATTTTCTACAACCTGACTTAGATGATTCAGATGGTGGTTATAGCGATTATAACACCAATAATGATAAacttgaagaagaagaatcacCTAAAGAATTATTAACAGGGCTAGAAGtaccaaaaagaaaaatatcagaTCATTTTAGGTGTCCtacatgtaataaaatatatttagggCGTACTCGTATGGCGAGACATTTTGAGATGCATCCTGACCATGGAAGTCCTGAACAACTACCTCCCCCAACGCCTGAACctgaattaaaacaaaatgggGGTCAAGATCCTTtaaaacgaaaaggaaaaaagcgaGGTCCTTGGGCTTATGTTACACCAGAGGCTAAGTCAGAAAGACGTCAAATAAAGTTACGTGAAGCAATTTCTGTATGTGAAGAtctcgaaataataaaaatagctgCAAAACCGGTACTTAATGCACAATcattatttgatttattagtACTAAAGTCCGAAAATAATGTAAGGAACTTTTTGGAcgaattaaaacaattaatgGATAAAATACGAGAAAAAACTAAAACAATGTTGACCATTATAAATAATGatgaagaaacaaataaagatTTGATTGATATCAGTGAAGAATCACTTTGTGATGCTTTAGGTCTCAATCCAGGTTTATATAAGATTAATAATGAAGCTTTAAAAAAGGTTGATACTTCTATTTGTACTACCTATGAGAATGAAGAGCCACCCCTAAAACGCCAGAAAACAGATAATTCTGAAGATGGTAAAGAAAATATGGAAGAACGGATGTCTAGCGGGTTTTCTGAAAGTTCAGATCTCAGTGTCTCAGACTTTTTAAGTGAAAGAAGAGGTGACTCTGTGACAAATCCTACTTGCCCAGAAGTGTTATCAGCTTTAACATTAATGCGAAGAAATCCTAGTCCTGTGAATAATGCAGAAAGTAACAAATCTAGCAATGTATCGAAACTTTTAATATCAAATCCAGAGATTCAGAATCAAATTTCAGATAATCCTGGATTCCAAAAAGTGGATATCACTTCGCCAAAAATTTCAAGTTATCAAAAAACGGATTCTCATAAAGAGAATTTTACTAAATTAGGGAACGGTTTAGGATCGTCAAACTTTTGTAACATTGAAGATAATTATGACCAATCTAAAATAGAACATATGGAACAGGCTTTCATAAAATTAGAACCAACAGAACAGGGCTTTGTCAAATTAGAAAATGGATCTATGGAAACTTATGTAAAACAAGATGCTCAGAACTttgagaaaatacaaaatggtTTGAATAGCATGGAGAATGGATCTCAGAACTTTATTAAAGGATTCCAAAAACtagtttctaaaataattcCTATGACTGTACCAGATACAAATTGTGTTAAAACACAATCTGCACCATTAGACACAAATTCTTGCAAAATAATGCCTACTACTTCCAGTTGTAAGATTTCAGATAACCTACCTATACTTCAAGATACAGTAccaataatttctaataattgtGATACTAGTATATTTGAAAGTTCAGAAAATTTAGATATATCAAAAATAGCTCAGTATGATCACATAGCACATTTAGACATTCTAAATACAAGTGGAGTAATAGATAAAAACTTACTAATTGATGAAAAATTAGTAGAGCAACTGCATCTAGTAGATCAGTCAAATTTAGTTGATGAGCTTGTATCtgaacgattaaaaaatattatgccAGATAATATCTTAGAGAACAATTTGATatcaaataattcaaatttagaTACTGATCTTGATTTTGAAgcattaagtgaagaatttaatagaaataccACAAGTTGA
- the LOC139986739 gene encoding cyclin-dependent kinase 2-interacting protein-like has product MTKGKFSPVNKLTHTKSRQGRNLTGSTRHIRDLIADIHKNIQMWNTLLLEGVKLLNIITQAKQDESYSEILQEQCDKLEIVCDGLDDIVKNFAQIKQQMKITASLETSKDKLFTTWPTSKFGQVAESIFNIYSNEAKAKRAVLENIAHYYTESWKILFFGSWVHQPLLPEYLTTVLESMLIESGHR; this is encoded by the exons atgACTAAAGGAAAATTCTCCCCAGTTAATA AACTTACGCATACAAAATCAAGACAAGGAAGAAATTTAACAGGTTCTACTCGCCATATACGAGATTTAATTGcagatattcataaaaatatacaaatgtgGAATACACTTCTTTTAGAAGGAGTAAAATTACTAAATATCATAACTCAAGCGAAACAAGATGAATCTTATTCTGAAATTTTGCAAGAACAATGTGATAAATTGGAAATTGTTTGTGATGGATTG GACgacattgtaaaaaattttgcTCAGATTAAACAACAGATGAAAATAACAGCTTCTTTAGAAACTAGCAAGGACAAGTTATTTACAACATGGCCCACTTCAAAATTTG GACAAGTTGCagaatcaatatttaatatatattccaATGAAGCAAAAGCAAAGCGTGCAGTTTTGGAAAATATAGCGCATTATTATACAGAATCTTGGAAAATATTGTTCTTTGGTAGTTGGGTGCATCAACCATTATTACCAGAATATCTAACAACAGTCTTAGAATCAATGTTAATAGAGAGTGGACATAGGTAA